The Moorena producens PAL-8-15-08-1 genomic interval AGCAGCCTTCTTCTAGGTCATTTACCCCAGATACTGCTATAAATGTTTCGATTAAACTTAAATCAAAATAATCGGGTGTTCCATCTAACCCCTGCTCAATGTAATGCTGAGGTTGGTAGGTAAAATCCAGAAGAGCTTTTAGCTCCTCCAAGGTCAGATTAGCTGCACTATAAGCTCGGGTAGAGCGTCGTTTTAGAATAGTATCTAAACAGGCTTTCGGAGCATTACCTTCTATGGTTAACTCCCCCCAATCTATCGGGTTTGTAGCCATTGAAACTTTATCACAAAACGGAAAGTTGTACTTGTCTTCTAACTGCTCGTCAATTTCTGTACTCTTTACAGTATTATCCTTAGCTTTCCAATCACCACCCTCTTTAATTTCCGTAGCGCGGTGCAAATAACCCAATAATTCGCCATCTGGAATGTCTGGGTACTTAACCTCAGTAGGAGATGCTAACACAGTTGGGGCGATGGGCAAGTTTTGTTCAACTTTAAGCTGATCGGCCAGGGGGATTACTGCGATCGCTCCTTCTTGTTCCAGGTCTAGATAAAGCAGTTCATTAACCTTTTCATCAGCAAACCCACCAATGAGGTGAGGTCGGTAATCACTCAAAGCCCCAGCTAACTCAATATTACCGAGCAGATGACCAGTGTCTAGAAAAATCCTGCGGTATGCCCGGTCTTCATAGCGCCAGGCAGAGCGATAAAACACCGCTGTAATTACAATAGCGAGTTCCGTACTCTCCAAAACTGGGTGCCAGAAGCAAGCCTCTTGCAGTGCATTCCAAACATCACTCTGCCAAAAATGAACTAGAGAATGGCTCAGACACTGATAGTTGTACAGTCCTGCTGGTAATACGGGAGTACCACGGGAAATCAAATAAACTTCAGCTGGGTATAAGCCACCAGCAGAGGGAGCTGCCCTGAGATAAAGTGGTGGTCCCATTGTCTCCACCCTAGCTGTCAAACCATAACTACACAGTAGTAACTGGGACAGCCGCCACCAAGTTTTACTCGGTTCAGAGGTAAACTGCTCCCGGTCTTGTGAGAAGTATGGTTTTAGGTCAAAGTTAGTCCCAACTTTGTAATCTTTAAACGGTATCGGCTGCTTCTCCCAGTCTAAGCCCTTATTTTTGGCTGATATGGTTTCTGGAGCATATTTGGTGCGCTCGTGGTAGTGCTGAGCGATTGATACTGGCGGTTGTGACATCTTAGTTGCAACAGAACAGGAAGCTTTGCTTTATATCTTGACACCAATAGACTTCTTGCAGTTGTCGGGAACAGGGAATAGGGAACAGGGAATAGGGAACAGGGAATAGGGAACAGGGAACAGTGGACAAGAATTGACGTAAAGCGATGCAGAGGTGCGACCCGTGGCGAATTTAATTACGGGTCAAACGCACCATTACGGTCTTGGGGAGGCAGCGCTGCCTCCCCAAGACCGCACTGCCTCCCCAAGACCGCGCTGCATCGCTGTTCCCTTTTCCCTCCCTGTTCCCTACCTTTACCGATAAATTTATCAGCT includes:
- a CDS encoding SagB/ThcOx family dehydrogenase; the encoded protein is MSQPPVSIAQHYHERTKYAPETISAKNKGLDWEKQPIPFKDYKVGTNFDLKPYFSQDREQFTSEPSKTWWRLSQLLLCSYGLTARVETMGPPLYLRAAPSAGGLYPAEVYLISRGTPVLPAGLYNYQCLSHSLVHFWQSDVWNALQEACFWHPVLESTELAIVITAVFYRSAWRYEDRAYRRIFLDTGHLLGNIELAGALSDYRPHLIGGFADEKVNELLYLDLEQEGAIAVIPLADQLKVEQNLPIAPTVLASPTEVKYPDIPDGELLGYLHRATEIKEGGDWKAKDNTVKSTEIDEQLEDKYNFPFCDKVSMATNPIDWGELTIEGNAPKACLDTILKRRSTRAYSAANLTLEELKALLDFTYQPQHYIEQGLDGTPDYFDLSLIETFIAVSGVNDLEEGCYYYAPNAQELRQIRFKNFRKELHFLCLGQDLGRDARAVVFHTADLQKAVARLGDRAYRYLHMDAGHLGQRLNLAAIYLGLGVSGIGGFFDDQVNEVLGIPVDEAVVYITTLGRPRTRL